Proteins from a genomic interval of Pogoniulus pusillus isolate bPogPus1 chromosome 30, bPogPus1.pri, whole genome shotgun sequence:
- the FBXO21 gene encoding F-box only protein 21 produces the protein MAAAESPGPAGPRGAAEPDSDGMGLTDLPGELLELILCCDVLGAADIGRVSCTCRRLREACQPRGKVWRERFRLRWPSLLKYYSHTDGVSWLEEYKARHKAGLEAQRIVASFSKRFFSEHVPCDGFSDIETLGCPSHFFEDELMCILNMEGRKGLTWKYYAKKILYFLRQQNILKNLKEYLQRPTERQSFLEGAVLIDQYCNPLSDICLRSVQAQVDDITDKVRKVLRAKNPRHPSLASKAGEVLVPEVELQRQVLDAMNCVLYEQLKYKGNELDYYNSLNSYIHQVLIRRTGIPISLSVLYLTIARQLGVKLEPVNFPSHFLLRWCQGKEGSTDIFDYTYIDAFGKGKQLTVKECEYLIGHHVTEEFYGVVTSKEVLQRMVGNLLNLGKRESTDQSYQLLRDSLDLYLAMYPDNVQHLMLQARLYFHLGIWPEKVLDILQHIQALDPSQHGAVGYLVQHTLEHIERRKEEVGPEVKQRSDEKHKEVCFSIGLIMKHKRYGYNCVIYGWDPACMMGHEWIRNMNVHSLPHGPHQPFYNVLVEDGSCRYAAQENLEHNSEPREIPHPDIGRYFSEFTGTHYLPNAELELRYPEDLELTRATVQKIYSSGKE, from the exons ATGGCGGCGGCGGAGAGCCCGGGCCCGGCTGGGCCGCGGGGCGCGGCGGAGCCCGACAGCGACGGGATGGGCCTGACGGACCTGCCGGGCGAACTGCTGGAGCTGATCCTTTGCTGCGACGTGCTGGGAGCCGCCGACATCGGGCGGGTGTCGTGCACCTGCCGCCGGCTGCGTGAGGCGTGCCAGCCCCGCGGCAAGGTGTGGCGGGAGCGGTTCCGCCTCAG GTGGCCTTCGCTGCTGAAGTACTACAGCCACACAGATGGtgtcagctggctggaagaaTACAAAGCACGGCACAAGGCTGGTCTGGAAGCCCAGAGGATTGTAGCTTCTTTCTCCAAAAGGTTCTTTTCAGAACAT GTGCCCTGTGATGGATTCAGTGACATTGAGACTCTGGGGTGCCCCAGTCACTTCTTTGAGGATGAGCTGATGTGTATCCTTAACATGGAAGGAAG GAAAGGTCTCACCTGGAAGTACTATGCAAAGAAAATTCTTTACTTCCTACGGCAACAGAATATATTAAAGAACCTGAAGGAGTACCTGCAGCGCCCCACCGAGCGGCAGTCTTTCCTGGAAG GTGCTGTTCTGATCGACCAGTACTGTAATCCCCTGTCAGACATCTGCCTGAGGAGTGTGCAGGCCCAAGTGGATGACATCACCGACAAAGTGCGCAAGGTCCTGCGGGCCAAAAACCCGAGGCACCCCAGCCTGGCTTCCAAGGCAG gagaagtgtTGGTTCCAGAAGTGGAGCTGCAGCGGCAGGTGCTGGATGCTATGAATTGTGTCCTGTATGAACAGCTGAAGTACAAAGGAAATGAGCTGGATTACTATAACTCCCTGAACTCATACATCCACCAG GTTTTGATCCGCAGGACAGGAATTCCCATCAGTTTGTCTGTGCTTTATTTAACAATTGCCAGGCAGCTGGGAGTCAAGCTTGAGCCAGTCAACTTCCCCAGCCATTTCCTGCTGCGCTGGTGTCAGGGGAAGGAAGG AAGCACAGACATTTTTGACTACACCTACATCGATGCCTTTGGCAAGGGGAAGCAGCTGACGGTGAAGGAGTGCGAGTACCTCATTGGCCACCATGTGACAGAGGAGTTCTATGGGGTGGTGACTTCCAAAGAGGTCCTGCAGCGTATGGTGGGGAACCTCCTAAACCTGGGCAAGAG AGAAAGCACTGATCAGTCTTACCAGCTCTTGAGAGACTCCCTGGACCTGTACCTGGCCATGTATCCAGACAACGTGCAGCATCTGATGCTTCAGGCCAGGTTGTACTTCCACCTGGGAATCTGGCCAGAAAAG GTTCTGGACATCTTGCAGCATATTCAGGCTTTGGACCCATCCCAGCATGGGGCTGTTGGATACTTGGTCCAACACACCCTGGAGCACATCGAGCgcaggaaggaggaggtggGACCAGAGGTGAAGCAGCGATCGGATGAGAAGCACAAAGAGGTCTGCTTTTCCATCGGGCTGATTATGAAACACAAGAG gtATGGCTATAACTGTGTGATTTATGGCTGGGATCCTGCCTGCATGATGGGGCATGAATGGATCCGGAATATGAacgtccacagccttccccacggCCCCCACCAGCCTTTCTACAACGTGCTAGTGGAAGATGGCTCTTGCAGATATGCTGCTCAAG AGAACCTGGAGCACAACTCGGAGCCGCGGGAGATCCCTCACCCCGACATCGGCCGCTACTTCTCCGAGTTCACAGGCACTCACTACCTGCCCAACGCCGAGCTGGAGCTCCGCTACCCAGAGGATTTGGAGCTCACTCGGGCCACAGTTCAGAAGATCTACAGTTCAGGCAAGGAATGA